A genomic region of Gemmata massiliana contains the following coding sequences:
- a CDS encoding phospholipase D-like domain-containing protein: MNPEDLDRFFTQSLADRKLSGGEKSALTDWLAKNVKTDQHRGLVRRAAFDVVRRAIADPASAELVEWLEDVMKVLAPLAPTAQASGVPAAGQDEAFFAPGEQCLQQILHRFSQCRRTADVCVFTITDDRISRAILDAHRRKVAVRVITDNEKQHDAGSDIQKFREAGIAVKTDDMHGHADTGLNGHMHHKFAIFDGTRLLNGSYNWTRGAADLNFENIVDTADASLIAAFTAEFARLWSRF, from the coding sequence ATGAACCCCGAAGACCTCGACCGCTTCTTCACGCAATCGCTCGCCGACCGCAAGCTCTCCGGCGGCGAGAAATCCGCGCTCACGGACTGGCTCGCGAAGAACGTGAAGACCGACCAGCACCGCGGACTGGTGCGGCGCGCCGCGTTCGACGTCGTGCGCCGGGCGATCGCGGACCCCGCGTCCGCCGAACTGGTGGAGTGGCTCGAAGACGTGATGAAGGTACTCGCGCCGCTCGCCCCGACCGCTCAAGCGTCTGGTGTGCCCGCGGCCGGGCAAGACGAAGCGTTCTTCGCGCCGGGCGAACAGTGCCTCCAGCAAATCCTTCACCGCTTCAGTCAGTGCCGCCGGACCGCAGACGTGTGCGTGTTCACGATCACGGACGACCGCATTTCGCGCGCGATCCTCGACGCGCACCGGCGCAAGGTGGCCGTGCGGGTCATCACGGACAACGAGAAACAGCACGACGCCGGCTCGGATATTCAGAAGTTCCGCGAAGCCGGTATCGCCGTGAAGACCGATGACATGCACGGGCACGCGGATACCGGGCTCAATGGGCACATGCACCACAAGTTCGCGATCTTCGACGGCACGCGGCTCCTGAACGGCAGCTACAACTGGACCCGCGGCGCGGCCGACCTGAACTTCGAGAACATCGTTGATACTGCCGACGCGAGTCTGATTGCCGCGTTCACCGCCGAATTCGCTCGGTTGTGGAGCCGGTTCTAA